In the genome of Actinomycetota bacterium, the window CAGCGACAGCGCCGCCACGGGCACGAACAGGGCGAAGGTGCGGATGAAGCCGGCCAGCTGGGCCGTCTCGGCCAGGCCGTGGCGGGAGAACACGTCGGCCAGCTCGGCCGCGTACCACCAGGCCAGCAGCCCGAGCAGGCAGCCGGCGGCGGTCACCGGCCAGAGGCCGACGGCCAGGCCGCGGCGCAGGTCGCGCACCCGCCCCAGGGCCCGGTAGCGCGGCACCATCCGTGACAGCCCGACGTCGGAGCCGAGCGCGGCCGCGCTGGACAGGATGAGGAACAGGGCCACCGCCTCGTAGAAGGCGCCGGTGCCCTCGGCCCCGAGGCCCCTGGTGACGATCACCAGCAGCACGAAGTGGAGCAGCCCGGTGGCCACGGCGCCGGCCAGGTTGAGGGCGCCCCCCCTGGCCAGGGTGGTCAGGTCCTGCCGGGTCTCCTCGCCGGTGGCCGGCGCGGGAGCGGCGGTCTCCATCGGGGTTAGGCGCTCCAGCCGAAGTCGTCGCCGAGCGACGCGTACAGCCGCTGGTTCGGCTCCCGGAAGTGGTCGGCCAGGCGCCGGTGGACGTCGGTGCCCAGCTTCCGGTAGTCGTAGCCGTTGTGCTTCTCGAAGGCGTCGGGGGTGAACGCCGGCAGCTCGAGGAAGTCGAGCACCCGGCGGAAGGTGCGCTCCGGCTCGGCGAAGAAGCGCTCGCTGGACAGCACCAGCAGCTGCCGGTCGTCGAACCGGGCCCGCCACCGCTCCAGCTGCTCGAGGTAGCGGCCCCTGGCCAGGTAGGAGTGGTGCTGGTGGGCGAAGCTGTTGTAGAGCGGCTCGGCCAGCATGCGCTCGGCCTCGCCGGCCAGCCGGGCCGGCTCGGCCTCGATCGCCTCCTCGAACGACAGCGTCTCGAAGCCGCGGGCGACCTCGTGCTGGTAGTGCGAGTAGGCCCGCCCGACCGGGTCGCGCAGCAGGGCGATCAGCTTGACCTGGGGCAGGTGCCCGGCCACCCGCTCGGGCACCAGCGGGTGGAACAGGTAGTAGGGGCTGGCCTCGCCGGTGCGCAGCTCGACCCGGTGGCGCCTGGCCACCCACCAGGCGGTCAGCCGGGTCGGGAAGCGCGAGGCGTACCAGCCCATCCCGCGGCCGTAGGCGACGTCGAAGAAGTGCACCCCTTTGGTGCGCAGTGTGGTCCGGACCCCGGGATGCTGGATCAGGTAGCGGTGCAGCGAGGTCGTGCCGGCCCGCTGGGCGCCGATGATGAGGTAGTCGGGCAGCAGCCGCAGCCCGGCCGTTGGGCGTGCGTACGCCTGGGCGCTCCAGCGCGCCGCTCTCCTGGCCAGCTTGGTGGCGCCGTTGGCTTGGGTCATGTCGTCTGCAGGCTCTCCCGGGTCTGGGTCAAGGATCGGCGTTCGGCGGCGGCGGCTTGAGCGGCCCCCCGCTCCCGCCAGGCCACGGCCGCCACCACCATCATCAGGTGCAGCTGGGTGGGCATCATGTCGTAGTAGGCGAACTCGAGGACCCCGATCAGCAGCATCACGTGGCACCACAGGGGCGGCCCGGTGGCCCCCCGGTGCGTCACCCACAGGACCCAAAGCCACCAGCCCAGGAAGAAGGCCAGGCCGACGATGCCCTGGGAGAACACGACCAGGTAGAGCTGGCCGTGGGTGCCGATCTCGGGGGCGTTGACCAGGTCGGGCGACTCCCGTGGCCCGCCGTAGCCGAGCAGCGGCCGCTCCAGCGCGCCCTGCAGGGCCTGGGAGCTGAGGCTCTCGCGGCGCTCGTTGCTGTGCGGGTGGGCCAGGCGGTCGCTGACGTAGCGCTCCAGCGGGGTGAAGGCGACCAGGGCGGCGACCACGGCCAGGAAGGCCAGGATGGCCACCAGGGCCCGGGCGTTGCCGCGCAGGGCCACCCGGACGGCCGCGTACACCAGGCCCATCCCGAGCCCGACCCACAGGCCGCGGTTGGCGGAGATGACGATCGGGACCAGGGAGGCGACCAGCAGCAGCCGGACCGCGTTGCGGGTCAGGTAGGAGCGGAGCACGCCCAGCCCGGCCAGGGCCATGGGGGTGAGCAGCCCCACCGCCCCGCCCCACTCGTTGGTGTAGGTGAACGGGGCCGCCGGCCGGGGCAGGGCGTAGCCGATGAAGCTCTGGACCTGGGCCAGGCGGGCGCTGAACAGGTCCTGGGCGAACGGGTTGGCCGCCAGCGTCTCGGGCAGCAGCAGCGACGCCGGGGTGGTGAGCCGCAAGCTGGGCGAGGCCAGGGCGGCGAAGCCGAAGCAGATCACCGTCGCCCAGAACAGCGTCATGGCCAGGATGATCCGCCGGGCCGGGACGGCCGAGCGGGGCAGGTTGTAGACGTAGACGAACATCACCGTCATGGACAGGTAGAGCACGGCCCGGTAGGAGAAGGCGTACCAACGCCGGGCCTCGTCCAGCTGGGTGGCCGACAGCAGCATCCAGAACAGGAAGGCCAGCCACAGCCCGAACCCCTTGGGGACCCGCACCCGGCCCCTGGCCAGCAGCCAGGCCAGCATGGGCACGGCCAGGACGATCCAGATGACCGAGGACAGCCCGAGGGCCCACC includes:
- a CDS encoding sulfotransferase, encoding MTQANGATKLARRAARWSAQAYARPTAGLRLLPDYLIIGAQRAGTTSLHRYLIQHPGVRTTLRTKGVHFFDVAYGRGMGWYASRFPTRLTAWWVARRHRVELRTGEASPYYLFHPLVPERVAGHLPQVKLIALLRDPVGRAYSHYQHEVARGFETLSFEEAIEAEPARLAGEAERMLAEPLYNSFAHQHHSYLARGRYLEQLERWRARFDDRQLLVLSSERFFAEPERTFRRVLDFLELPAFTPDAFEKHNGYDYRKLGTDVHRRLADHFREPNQRLYASLGDDFGWSA
- a CDS encoding O-antigen ligase family protein, producing the protein MPERIDDLSTAKGAPPAPAARRSGLPEGWPVLALFGAFPVWWALGLSSVIWIVLAVPMLAWLLARGRVRVPKGFGLWLAFLFWMLLSATQLDEARRWYAFSYRAVLYLSMTVMFVYVYNLPRSAVPARRIILAMTLFWATVICFGFAALASPSLRLTTPASLLLPETLAANPFAQDLFSARLAQVQSFIGYALPRPAAPFTYTNEWGGAVGLLTPMALAGLGVLRSYLTRNAVRLLLVASLVPIVISANRGLWVGLGMGLVYAAVRVALRGNARALVAILAFLAVVAALVAFTPLERYVSDRLAHPHSNERRESLSSQALQGALERPLLGYGGPRESPDLVNAPEIGTHGQLYLVVFSQGIVGLAFFLGWWLWVLWVTHRGATGPPLWCHVMLLIGVLEFAYYDMMPTQLHLMMVVAAVAWRERGAAQAAAAERRSLTQTRESLQTT